In a genomic window of Roseimicrobium gellanilyticum:
- the rplJ gene encoding 50S ribosomal protein L10: protein MKAEKTVLIDHLLQKVNASPFLFVVDYAGLTVDKFEELRKRLRASGAEMHVYKNTLVKQATTKAGLPAELGESLTGQTAIVTGEKDVCAAAKVMKTFSTEFQKPQLKAGVLDGKYLGVDNINSLADLPSREVLLAQLLGVLQAPASTLVRLLNEPAASLARVLKAKGEQAA, encoded by the coding sequence ATGAAAGCTGAAAAGACTGTTTTGATTGACCACCTTCTTCAGAAGGTGAACGCCTCCCCGTTCCTGTTCGTCGTGGACTACGCTGGTCTCACCGTCGACAAGTTCGAAGAGCTGCGCAAGCGCCTCCGCGCCTCCGGCGCCGAGATGCATGTGTACAAGAACACCCTCGTGAAGCAGGCCACCACCAAGGCTGGTCTTCCCGCCGAGCTGGGCGAGTCCCTTACCGGACAGACCGCCATTGTGACCGGTGAGAAGGACGTCTGCGCCGCCGCGAAGGTGATGAAGACCTTCTCGACCGAGTTCCAGAAGCCCCAGCTCAAGGCTGGCGTGCTCGATGGCAAGTACCTCGGCGTCGACAACATCAACAGCCTGGCCGACCTGCCTTCCCGCGAAGTGCTCCTCGCCCAGCTCCTTGGTGTTCTCCAGGCCCCCGCCTCCACGCTGGTGCGCCTCCTCAACGAACCCGCCGCCTCCCTCGCTCGCGTCCTCAAGGCCAAAGGCGAACAAGCAGCGTAA
- the rplA gene encoding 50S ribosomal protein L1, translated as MKQRSKRYNKAAEMVPADKLFSLEEAAELIKKLPTAKFSETVSLSFKLTVDPKKSDQMVRGTCPLPNGSGKSVKVAVFAQGDAAAAAKAAGAEIVGYEDLIAKVKDGFTDFDVAIATPAAMTEVRKLGKQLGPRGLMPNPKTGTVTDDTAGAVKAVKAGRADFKLDKNGNIAAGIGKVSFDAKALVENGNALIEAVMRARPASAKGRYVASITLASTMSPGVKVDVTKYLKIAA; from the coding sequence ATGAAACAAAGAAGCAAGCGCTACAACAAGGCCGCCGAAATGGTGCCTGCCGACAAGCTCTTCTCCCTCGAAGAAGCTGCCGAGCTGATCAAGAAGCTCCCGACCGCCAAGTTCTCCGAAACGGTGAGCTTGTCCTTCAAACTTACCGTCGACCCCAAGAAGTCCGACCAGATGGTTCGCGGCACCTGCCCGCTGCCCAACGGTTCCGGTAAGAGCGTGAAAGTGGCCGTGTTCGCCCAGGGCGACGCCGCTGCCGCCGCGAAGGCCGCTGGTGCGGAAATCGTCGGTTATGAAGACCTCATCGCCAAGGTGAAGGATGGATTCACGGATTTCGATGTCGCCATCGCCACTCCCGCTGCGATGACCGAAGTGCGTAAACTCGGTAAGCAACTTGGACCTCGCGGTTTGATGCCCAACCCGAAGACAGGCACCGTGACGGATGACACCGCAGGTGCAGTGAAGGCTGTGAAGGCCGGCCGCGCCGACTTCAAGCTCGACAAGAACGGCAACATCGCCGCCGGCATTGGCAAGGTAAGCTTCGACGCGAAGGCCCTTGTCGAGAACGGCAATGCTCTCATTGAAGCCGTCATGCGTGCCCGCCCCGCCAGCGCGAAGGGCCGCTACGTGGCGAGCATCACGCTCGCTTCCACCATGTCCCCCGGCGTGAAGGTGGACGTCACCAAGTACCTCAAGATCGCCGCCTAA
- the rplK gene encoding 50S ribosomal protein L11 → MAKEVVKVIKLQIKAGAANPAPPIGPALGQAGVNIMAFCKEFNAATQKVAGDILPTVISVYKDKSFTFITKQPPASILLKKAANLASGSKEPNKTKVAKLTRKQLEDVAKAKIADLNTTDLDAACRIMAGTARQMGIEIAG, encoded by the coding sequence ATGGCCAAAGAAGTCGTCAAAGTCATCAAGCTTCAGATCAAGGCTGGAGCCGCCAATCCTGCCCCCCCGATCGGACCTGCGCTGGGCCAGGCGGGCGTGAACATCATGGCGTTCTGCAAGGAGTTCAACGCCGCCACGCAAAAGGTGGCCGGTGACATCCTGCCAACCGTCATCTCCGTCTACAAGGACAAGAGCTTTACCTTCATCACGAAGCAGCCCCCGGCCTCCATCCTGCTCAAGAAGGCGGCCAACCTGGCTTCCGGATCCAAGGAGCCCAACAAGACCAAGGTGGCCAAGCTGACCCGCAAGCAGCTTGAAGACGTGGCCAAGGCCAAGATTGCCGACCTCAACACCACCGATCTGGACGCCGCCTGCCGCATCATGGCTGGTACCGCCCGCCAGATGGGCATTGAGATCGCAGGCTAA
- the nusG gene encoding transcription termination/antitermination protein NusG — protein sequence MPIIPSPRDQWYVIHVRAGLEQRVRENMERRIQTEEMGDYIYKVIVPTERVAEVKKGKKSESTRKVFPGYILANMWLLDENNKPVVQTWHFVKETDGFLNFAGTKDHPIPLRPKEVETLLGQIKEREEGAKPKFSFSVGDSVRVADGPFESQTGIIEEVDPDKGLLRVSVNIFGRATPVDLEYWQVEKA from the coding sequence ATGCCTATCATCCCCTCACCTCGTGATCAGTGGTACGTGATCCACGTCCGCGCCGGACTTGAGCAGCGGGTGCGTGAGAACATGGAGCGCCGCATCCAGACCGAGGAGATGGGCGACTACATCTACAAGGTCATCGTGCCCACCGAACGTGTGGCCGAGGTCAAGAAGGGCAAGAAGAGCGAATCCACCCGCAAGGTGTTCCCTGGTTACATCCTGGCCAACATGTGGCTCTTGGATGAAAACAACAAGCCTGTCGTCCAGACCTGGCACTTTGTGAAGGAAACGGACGGCTTCCTCAATTTCGCCGGTACCAAGGATCATCCCATTCCGCTTCGTCCGAAGGAAGTGGAAACTCTCCTTGGCCAGATCAAAGAGCGCGAAGAAGGCGCCAAGCCCAAGTTCTCCTTCTCCGTCGGTGACAGCGTCCGCGTGGCGGATGGTCCCTTCGAAAGTCAGACCGGCATCATCGAAGAAGTGGATCCCGACAAGGGCCTGCTTCGTGTCTCGGTCAACATCTTCGGTCGCGCCACGCCGGTGGACCTCGAGTACTGGCAGGTCGAGAAGGCCTAG
- a CDS encoding preprotein translocase subunit SecE, with translation MTRLTRYLTEVMAELKKATWPWDPKEKGFAKYKELTDATIVVFVAMILLSGFVGFFDFALRMFFRMFTA, from the coding sequence ATGACCCGCCTGACGCGCTATCTTACCGAAGTGATGGCTGAGCTCAAGAAGGCCACCTGGCCCTGGGACCCCAAGGAAAAGGGTTTCGCCAAATACAAGGAGCTCACCGATGCCACCATCGTGGTGTTCGTTGCCATGATTCTGCTTTCCGGATTCGTGGGCTTCTTCGACTTCGCGCTGCGCATGTTCTTCCGCATGTTTACGGCCTAG
- the tuf gene encoding elongation factor Tu, which produces MAKETFQRNKPHVNIGTIGHVDHGKTTLTAAITTTLSEKGFAQAKKYDEIDAAPEEKERGITINTAHVEYETDKRHYAHVDCPGHADYVKNMITGAAQMDGGILVVSAADGPMPQTREHILLARQVGVPAIVVFMNKVDMVDDAELLDLVEMEVRDLLSKYNFPGDDIPIVKGSALKALEGDADQKANIFKLMDAVDSYIPLPERPIDQDFLMPIEDVFAIEGRGTVCTGRVERGIVKKMSEVEIVGIRPTIKTTVTDIEMFRKLLDEGRAGDNVGLLLRGVKKTDVERGQVIAKVGSVKPHKKFKAEVYVLSKDEGGRHTPFFSNYRPQFYFRTTDVTGTVKLPDGVEMVMPGDNVSIEVELITPIAMEKTMRFAIREGGRTVGAGRVGDILD; this is translated from the coding sequence ATGGCCAAAGAAACATTCCAGAGGAACAAGCCGCACGTCAACATCGGCACGATTGGCCACGTTGACCACGGCAAAACCACGCTCACCGCTGCGATCACGACGACGCTGTCGGAGAAGGGGTTCGCCCAGGCGAAGAAGTATGATGAAATCGACGCTGCTCCTGAAGAAAAAGAGCGCGGTATCACCATCAACACCGCCCACGTGGAATACGAAACCGACAAGCGCCACTATGCGCACGTCGACTGCCCTGGACACGCTGACTATGTGAAGAACATGATCACCGGTGCTGCCCAGATGGACGGTGGTATTCTTGTGGTTTCCGCTGCAGACGGCCCGATGCCCCAGACCCGTGAGCACATCCTGCTCGCCCGTCAGGTGGGTGTGCCTGCCATTGTGGTTTTCATGAACAAGGTGGACATGGTGGACGACGCCGAACTCCTTGACCTCGTGGAAATGGAAGTGCGCGACCTGCTCAGCAAGTACAACTTCCCTGGCGACGACATCCCGATCGTGAAGGGCTCCGCCCTCAAGGCCCTCGAAGGTGACGCTGACCAGAAGGCGAACATCTTCAAGCTCATGGACGCGGTCGACAGCTACATCCCGCTTCCCGAGCGTCCGATTGACCAGGACTTCCTCATGCCGATTGAAGACGTGTTCGCGATCGAAGGTCGTGGAACCGTTTGTACCGGTCGTGTTGAGCGCGGTATCGTCAAGAAGATGTCCGAAGTCGAAATCGTCGGCATCCGCCCCACCATCAAGACCACCGTCACGGACATCGAAATGTTCCGCAAGCTCCTCGACGAAGGTCGTGCGGGTGACAACGTGGGCCTCCTTCTCCGTGGTGTGAAGAAGACCGACGTCGAGCGTGGCCAGGTGATCGCCAAGGTCGGTTCCGTGAAGCCTCACAAGAAGTTCAAGGCTGAGGTGTACGTCCTCTCCAAGGACGAAGGTGGCCGTCACACGCCCTTCTTCAGCAACTACCGCCCGCAGTTCTACTTCCGTACGACGGACGTGACCGGCACCGTCAAGCTCCCCGATGGCGTGGAAATGGTGATGCCTGGTGACAACGTCTCCATCGAAGTCGAACTGATCACCCCGATCGCCATGGAGAAGACGATGCGCTTCGCCATTCGCGAAGGTGGCCGCACCGTGGGTGCCGGCCGCGTGGGCGACATCCTCGACTGA
- a CDS encoding diacylglycerol kinase family protein: MKLTLKWSSFRCAFAGLVDLLKTQPHARWHLLASVGVVGLGLGLGLTRTEWLALIPAMALVWVAEAVNTAIELTCDAVTRERHPLIGRAKDLAAAAVLLAALFAVVVGGLVFLPRLIG; the protein is encoded by the coding sequence ATGAAACTCACCCTCAAGTGGTCCTCCTTCCGGTGCGCTTTTGCCGGGCTGGTGGACCTGCTGAAGACCCAGCCGCATGCCCGATGGCACCTGCTGGCGTCCGTGGGGGTGGTGGGGCTGGGACTGGGGCTCGGACTGACGCGGACCGAGTGGCTGGCGTTGATACCGGCCATGGCTCTGGTGTGGGTGGCCGAGGCCGTGAACACGGCGATTGAGCTGACTTGTGACGCCGTGACGCGGGAGCGGCACCCCTTGATTGGCCGGGCGAAAGACCTGGCAGCAGCGGCGGTGTTGCTGGCGGCTCTATTTGCAGTCGTGGTCGGCGGGCTGGTGTTTTTGCCGCGACTCATTGGTTGA
- a CDS encoding APC family permease yields the protein MSDARPPSLSLSAATSIVVASMVGTGVFTSLGFQLPGIPSGFPILVLWGVGGILSLCGALCYAELGAMLPRSGGEYHLLTKAYHPLLGFLAGWVSMTAGFAAPIAAAALVFGSYMHGIWPQLHPQALGVGLVLGIMLVQLCHLQLIERFQLGFTVLKFGLILAFIAGAFFMAGKDWSLLAPKTGDGRLYVSESYAVSLVYVMYAYAGWNAAAYVAGEIRDPHRNVPRALVWGTASVLVLYVMLNAVFLITTPWEAMENQEQVGLISGRAIFGQSGGDAAGALIAFGLIAHVSAMLFSGTRVLRVIGQDAHALRALDRPNRLGAPWLAVVLITAFVLVLMFTGRVEQLLLYIMGLLQVSSFLCVLAVPWLRRRMPKVERPFKVPFYPLPVILYSLVSIWMLVALAIDKPVETAWGATTLIIGVVLYYATRGKASAS from the coding sequence GTGTCCGACGCCCGCCCCCCGAGCCTTTCCCTGTCTGCCGCCACTTCGATTGTCGTGGCCAGCATGGTGGGCACGGGGGTATTTACGAGTCTGGGGTTTCAGCTTCCGGGCATCCCTTCGGGCTTCCCCATCCTGGTGCTCTGGGGGGTGGGTGGCATTCTCTCCTTGTGCGGAGCACTCTGCTACGCCGAGCTGGGCGCCATGCTGCCGCGGTCAGGCGGGGAGTACCACCTGCTGACAAAGGCATACCATCCGCTGCTCGGCTTTCTGGCAGGGTGGGTGAGCATGACGGCGGGATTCGCGGCACCCATAGCGGCGGCGGCCCTGGTGTTCGGAAGCTACATGCATGGCATCTGGCCCCAGTTGCATCCGCAGGCGCTGGGCGTGGGCCTGGTGCTGGGCATCATGCTGGTACAGCTCTGCCATCTGCAGCTCATCGAGCGCTTTCAGTTGGGCTTCACCGTGCTGAAATTTGGCCTGATCCTGGCATTCATCGCCGGGGCATTTTTCATGGCGGGGAAGGACTGGTCGCTGCTGGCCCCCAAGACAGGGGACGGCAGGTTGTATGTCAGCGAGTCGTATGCGGTCTCGTTGGTGTATGTGATGTATGCGTATGCAGGGTGGAATGCCGCCGCCTATGTCGCCGGGGAGATTCGCGACCCGCATCGCAATGTGCCGCGCGCCCTGGTGTGGGGCACGGCTTCCGTGCTGGTGCTTTATGTGATGTTGAATGCGGTGTTCCTCATCACCACGCCGTGGGAGGCGATGGAAAATCAGGAGCAGGTGGGGCTCATCTCAGGGCGTGCCATTTTTGGCCAGAGTGGGGGAGATGCTGCCGGCGCGCTGATTGCATTTGGTCTTATTGCCCACGTGAGCGCCATGCTCTTCTCGGGTACACGGGTGCTGCGGGTCATCGGGCAGGATGCGCACGCGCTGCGTGCGCTGGACCGTCCCAACCGCCTCGGTGCGCCGTGGCTCGCGGTGGTGCTCATCACCGCCTTTGTCCTGGTGCTGATGTTCACCGGCCGGGTGGAGCAGCTCCTTCTTTACATCATGGGGCTGCTGCAAGTGTCCTCCTTCCTCTGCGTGCTGGCCGTGCCGTGGCTGCGGCGGCGCATGCCGAAGGTGGAGCGTCCTTTCAAGGTGCCGTTCTACCCGCTGCCGGTGATTCTTTATTCCCTGGTGAGCATCTGGATGCTCGTCGCCCTCGCCATCGACAAACCCGTGGAAACCGCCTGGGGGGCTACGACCTTGATCATTGGGGTGGTGTTGTATTATGCCACCCGGGGAAAGGCATCTGCGTCATGA
- a CDS encoding DUF3500 domain-containing protein, whose translation MNTPTPTRRDFILQGLTAAGGALMGSRAFSEASAATAAAAPKLPASETLVTTLYKSLDEAQRKELCFPYEHKLRGKVDNNWHITPKRIDQVLGKDQQAMVREAFDKLHSDEYKAKVWEQFDADNKGDGGFGSASIALFGEPGTGKFQFVLTGRHCTRRADGDSLAGTAFGGPIFYGHAAKSFNEEADHAGNVYWYQAKRANEVFAALDGKQREVALVDHLRGEQGNNTVKLSGKTSGLDGIPVGSLSADQKDLVRKVLADLLLPFRKEDAAESMKLIEKNGFDTLHMAFSKNHDIGNDGVWDVWQIEGPAMIWYFRGAPHVHCWAHIKDSA comes from the coding sequence ATGAACACGCCCACGCCGACCCGCCGCGATTTCATTCTTCAGGGCCTCACCGCCGCTGGCGGTGCCCTCATGGGAAGCCGCGCCTTTTCTGAGGCCAGTGCCGCCACTGCTGCTGCTGCGCCCAAGCTGCCTGCTTCCGAGACGCTCGTGACCACGCTGTACAAGTCACTCGATGAAGCGCAGCGCAAGGAGCTGTGCTTCCCGTATGAGCACAAGCTGCGGGGGAAGGTGGACAACAACTGGCACATCACGCCCAAGCGCATCGACCAGGTGCTGGGCAAGGACCAGCAGGCGATGGTTCGTGAAGCCTTCGACAAACTCCACAGCGACGAGTACAAGGCGAAGGTCTGGGAGCAGTTCGATGCGGACAACAAGGGTGACGGCGGGTTCGGCAGTGCGAGCATTGCGCTCTTCGGCGAGCCGGGCACGGGCAAGTTCCAGTTTGTGCTGACCGGCAGGCACTGCACGCGGCGTGCGGATGGCGACAGCCTTGCGGGCACGGCGTTCGGAGGTCCGATTTTCTACGGACACGCGGCGAAGTCCTTCAACGAAGAGGCGGACCACGCGGGCAATGTATACTGGTACCAGGCGAAGCGGGCGAATGAGGTCTTTGCAGCGCTCGATGGCAAACAGCGCGAGGTCGCCCTGGTGGATCACCTGCGCGGTGAGCAGGGGAATAATACCGTGAAGCTCTCCGGCAAGACCAGTGGGCTGGATGGCATTCCTGTCGGTTCGCTGTCCGCGGATCAAAAGGACCTCGTGCGCAAGGTGCTCGCGGACCTGCTGCTGCCTTTCCGCAAGGAGGACGCGGCGGAGTCCATGAAGCTCATCGAGAAGAATGGCTTCGACACGCTGCACATGGCCTTCAGCAAAAACCACGACATCGGAAACGATGGGGTGTGGGATGTGTGGCAGATTGAGGGACCGGCGATGATTTGGTATTTCCGTGGAGCGCCCCACGTGCATTGCTGGGCGCACATCAAGGACTCGGCGTAA
- a CDS encoding YicC/YloC family endoribonuclease has protein sequence MTGFGRGESIADGIVWRAEASSINRKQLELVISLPRELSELEIPLRNRCASRLSRGRVQVSISMDQGSGTGSTLRVDEALAQQYANALTNLAQKMHITQNLSLTEMTRWPGVFTIEQSSWTPEEALPHLEKAVDAAVTQMIAMRKTEGLNLKQDITSRLDALQVMLKEAREISPQIVQRQRELLRQRLEDAGLPLPLDDERLVKEIALFADRIDTTEEQTRAESHIAQFRTYMDSGEPVGRSLDFLSQELFREFNTMGSKANHAQLAQLVVRAKTELEKIREQVQNVE, from the coding sequence ATGACAGGATTTGGCCGCGGCGAATCAATCGCCGATGGCATTGTATGGCGCGCGGAAGCCTCCTCCATCAATCGTAAGCAGCTGGAGCTGGTGATCAGCCTGCCGCGCGAACTGTCGGAGCTTGAGATTCCCCTGCGCAATCGCTGTGCCTCACGACTCTCGCGTGGCCGTGTGCAGGTGAGCATTTCCATGGACCAGGGCTCGGGGACAGGGAGCACGCTGCGCGTGGATGAGGCACTCGCCCAGCAGTATGCCAATGCCCTGACCAACCTCGCCCAGAAGATGCACATCACTCAAAACCTCTCCCTCACGGAGATGACGCGGTGGCCAGGTGTCTTCACAATTGAGCAGAGCTCATGGACCCCCGAGGAGGCCCTGCCGCATCTGGAGAAGGCGGTGGATGCCGCCGTGACGCAGATGATCGCGATGCGGAAGACGGAGGGCCTGAACCTCAAGCAGGACATCACTTCCCGACTGGATGCGCTGCAGGTGATGCTGAAGGAGGCACGTGAAATTTCACCGCAGATCGTGCAGCGCCAGCGGGAACTGCTCCGCCAGCGCCTGGAAGACGCAGGCCTGCCGCTGCCTTTGGATGACGAGCGTCTCGTGAAGGAAATCGCGCTCTTCGCGGACCGCATTGATACGACAGAGGAGCAGACGCGCGCGGAGAGCCACATCGCGCAGTTCAGAACCTATATGGACAGCGGCGAGCCCGTGGGTCGGTCACTGGATTTTCTCTCGCAGGAGCTGTTCCGTGAGTTCAACACCATGGGCAGCAAGGCGAACCACGCCCAGCTTGCGCAGTTGGTGGTGCGCGCGAAGACGGAGTTGGAGAAGATTCGCGAGCAGGTGCAGAATGTGGAGTGA
- a CDS encoding DUF6268 family outer membrane beta-barrel protein, translating into MRLLFHSCLSVFFTALTTALVPAAELIDPAARGFGKPSYALDFTWQDELSLDDGPGGLEMWEARALVPLAKFGDENLMFGLSLGYEARGFDLGGEIPIDTDLHVLETQVAVRWQPKDSRWWGLGFVTPGLATDFEDVDGDAFNLTALAIAGYQWSDTLDFAGGVVMTYDLGDVKVYPALGFIWEPSKEFIVQATPPIVAVGWRPVDSWTLALVTYPAGGGWSVGSGEEEVRQIDLTLWRAALSLEKSVGDHWSFSLRAGVSFGGELELRSESERVLRDTDLDPAIFAAAAVKWSF; encoded by the coding sequence ATGCGACTCCTTTTTCACTCCTGCCTAAGTGTTTTCTTCACGGCTCTGACCACGGCTCTGGTGCCGGCAGCGGAATTGATTGATCCTGCGGCCCGCGGTTTCGGCAAGCCCTCCTATGCGTTGGATTTCACCTGGCAGGATGAGCTTTCCCTCGACGACGGTCCCGGAGGGCTGGAGATGTGGGAGGCACGAGCGCTGGTGCCCCTGGCAAAGTTTGGAGATGAAAACCTGATGTTCGGTCTTTCACTAGGCTATGAGGCGCGCGGCTTTGATTTGGGGGGAGAGATTCCCATCGATACCGATCTGCATGTCCTGGAAACCCAGGTTGCTGTGCGCTGGCAACCGAAGGATTCCCGCTGGTGGGGCCTCGGATTCGTCACTCCGGGACTCGCCACTGATTTCGAGGATGTGGATGGTGACGCTTTCAACCTTACGGCGCTCGCCATCGCCGGGTACCAGTGGAGTGACACGCTGGATTTTGCCGGTGGCGTGGTGATGACATATGACCTTGGCGATGTGAAGGTCTACCCAGCGCTGGGCTTTATTTGGGAGCCCTCGAAAGAGTTCATCGTTCAGGCTACACCCCCCATTGTTGCCGTAGGATGGCGCCCTGTAGATTCCTGGACGCTGGCCCTGGTAACCTACCCTGCAGGTGGTGGCTGGAGCGTTGGTTCAGGTGAAGAAGAGGTTCGTCAAATCGACCTCACCCTCTGGCGTGCTGCGCTCAGCTTGGAGAAGAGTGTGGGCGACCATTGGAGCTTCTCGTTGCGCGCGGGGGTGAGCTTTGGTGGTGAGTTGGAGCTCCGCAGTGAGAGCGAACGCGTGCTACGCGATACTGACCTGGATCCTGCCATCTTTGCTGCTGCCGCCGTGAAGTGGAGTTTCTAG
- the tsaD gene encoding tRNA (adenosine(37)-N6)-threonylcarbamoyltransferase complex transferase subunit TsaD: MLSARLLALETSCDETAASVLTAEGAVLSSVVASQIEAHRIYGGVVPEVASRNHILHMRALVEQAVEEAGVTLKDIGAFAATSGPGLVSSLLIGSTTAKALALAEGRPFLAINHLEGHLLSPFMPTGESAPETLPEIPPHVALIVSGGHTMLLHVRGVGDYKLLGRTRDDAAGEAFDKVAKMLGLPYPGGPEIDRRAKAGRRDAYDFPRSMMERGSNEFSFSGLKTSVLYLLPKVDLTSERVMADVCASFQEAVVEVLVEKTVRAARACGEKLVAVSGGVSCNSRVRELFAKRAKDFGLTLQLAEPSYSTDNAAMIGFAAVQRWKAGYSSPLEVDVNPNLPLVG; the protein is encoded by the coding sequence ATGCTTTCTGCCCGACTCCTTGCCCTCGAAACCTCTTGCGATGAGACTGCTGCGTCGGTGCTCACCGCGGAGGGTGCCGTGCTGAGCAGTGTGGTAGCCTCGCAAATCGAGGCACATCGCATTTATGGCGGTGTGGTGCCGGAGGTGGCCTCGCGCAATCATATCCTGCACATGCGCGCGCTGGTGGAGCAGGCGGTGGAGGAGGCTGGGGTCACGTTGAAGGACATCGGGGCTTTCGCCGCCACGAGTGGTCCCGGGTTGGTGAGTTCACTGCTCATCGGCAGCACCACTGCCAAGGCGCTCGCACTGGCGGAGGGGCGTCCCTTCCTCGCCATCAATCACCTGGAGGGACATCTTCTTTCGCCCTTCATGCCCACGGGTGAAAGTGCTCCGGAGACGCTGCCGGAGATTCCCCCACACGTGGCACTCATCGTAAGCGGAGGTCACACCATGTTGCTGCACGTGCGTGGCGTGGGGGATTACAAGCTACTGGGCCGCACCCGCGATGATGCAGCTGGCGAAGCCTTCGATAAAGTGGCGAAGATGCTCGGCCTGCCCTATCCCGGTGGACCGGAAATCGATCGCCGCGCGAAAGCAGGGCGTCGCGATGCCTATGATTTCCCGCGCAGCATGATGGAACGCGGCAGCAACGAATTCTCCTTCAGCGGGCTGAAGACCTCCGTGCTCTATCTCCTGCCGAAGGTGGACCTCACCTCGGAGCGGGTCATGGCGGATGTGTGCGCCTCCTTCCAGGAAGCCGTGGTGGAAGTGCTGGTGGAAAAGACCGTGCGCGCTGCGCGTGCCTGTGGGGAGAAGCTTGTCGCCGTAAGTGGCGGCGTGAGCTGCAACAGCCGTGTGCGCGAACTCTTCGCAAAACGCGCGAAGGACTTCGGCCTCACCCTCCAGCTCGCGGAACCAAGCTACAGCACGGACAACGCCGCCATGATTGGTTTCGCCGCCGTGCAGCGGTGGAAGGCGGGGTACTCTTCGCCGCTGGAGGTGGATGTGAATCCGAACTTGCCGCTGGTGGGTTAG
- a CDS encoding EcsC family protein, with product MKSGSAPKDAASLMEWLMDKSVNGAAPLSTAENLAQEYLIDESYADDGARIDALIQWETTKNFTAGFITGLGGILTMPVSVPADMLASWLIQARMSAAIARICGFDLGSDRVQTFILASLAGDAVKDVGKAAGLDLTQGVTKAMMNKLSAEVVAEVQAQVGKRLMAAAAKKGAASLARGIPLLGGVVGGVFDATACNVVGRTAKALFYPRRKRRTA from the coding sequence ATGAAATCCGGCAGCGCGCCCAAGGATGCAGCCTCCCTCATGGAGTGGCTCATGGACAAGTCCGTGAATGGCGCTGCGCCACTTTCCACTGCGGAGAATCTGGCGCAGGAGTACCTCATCGATGAATCCTACGCGGATGATGGCGCGCGCATCGATGCCCTCATCCAGTGGGAGACCACGAAAAACTTCACTGCGGGTTTCATCACCGGGCTGGGCGGCATTCTCACCATGCCCGTGAGTGTGCCGGCAGACATGCTGGCCTCCTGGCTTATTCAGGCACGCATGTCCGCGGCTATTGCGCGCATCTGTGGGTTCGACTTGGGTTCGGATCGCGTGCAGACCTTCATCCTTGCCAGTCTCGCCGGTGACGCTGTGAAGGACGTGGGCAAGGCTGCCGGTCTCGACCTCACGCAGGGTGTCACCAAGGCCATGATGAACAAACTCTCCGCCGAGGTGGTGGCGGAAGTGCAGGCACAGGTGGGGAAGCGACTGATGGCTGCCGCCGCGAAGAAAGGGGCTGCCAGCCTCGCCCGCGGCATTCCCCTGCTGGGAGGTGTGGTGGGTGGTGTCTTCGACGCCACAGCCTGCAATGTCGTGGGACGCACGGCGAAGGCGCTGTTCTATCCACGACGGAAGAGGCGCACGGCCTGA